A single Danio rerio strain Tuebingen ecotype United States chromosome 17, GRCz12tu, whole genome shotgun sequence DNA region contains:
- the LOC137488153 gene encoding uncharacterized protein, whose translation MADQCDNNTTPSTLGLEPATTVAEMEEKRVRVELEKISITEACENSESQKEVQLETPINSTSNGKKKVKEKKKKKSRIASFFRAVGRIFCFPARKEQLSSSGEPCSEDNENETYEQKIMVKEEEEEMVEEEEIKKMEEEMMEEVEEMMEEVEEMMEEVEVIEKEEEMAKTERMENEENMKMEEEEKEKKDETDDRWTMVGDERREEIEWPIWKPKPIATVPHIPELGKSEYVVLKISKLKKLQNKSQEEEKRLKEKISRQLTVAKMIILKIKEENEKIMLEEEEEERQKKTIRRKVSVTKTLMVKIEEKEKTEVKKEKDDEKEEEDNIEEVKKRRRRRRRKNHKMTDEEKEEEKEKEVEKEEKKEKVKKRRRRRPRGNYTKEEEEKTVKKIESAEKKWRNPDPHKKSESHQWPHTRPAPMWRQH comes from the exons ATGGCCGACCAGTGTGACAATAATACCACACCCTCAACGCTGGGTCTCGAACCTGCAACAACGGTTGctgaaatggaggaaaaaagaGTTAGAGTGGAACTTGAGAAGATCTCTATCACCGAAGCCTGCGAGAACTCCGAGAGCCAGAAAGAAGTGCAGCTTGAAACACCTATCAACAGCACTAGTA ATGGGAAGAAGAAAgtgaaggagaagaagaagaagaagagcagGATTGCCTCTTTCTTTAGAGCTGTCGGCAGAATCTTTTGTTTTCCTGCAAGGAAAGAGCAGCTCAGTAGTTCAGGAGAACCATGCTCTGAGG atAATGAGAATGAGACCTATGAGCAGAAGATTATggtgaaagaggaggaggaggagatggtggaggaggaagagataaaaaagatggaggaggagATGATGGAAGAGGTGGAGGAGATGATGGAAGAGGTGGAGGAGATGATGGAAGAGGTGGAGGTGATAGAGAAGGAGGAggaaatggcaaaaactgagAGGATGGAAAATGAGGAGAATATGAAGATGGAGGAAGAGGAAAAAGAGAAGAAGGATGAGACTGATGACAGGTGGACAATGGTGGGAGATGAGCGGCGGGAGGAGATTGAGTGGCCGATCTGGAAACCGAAACCCATCGCTACTGTTCCCCACATCCCTGAACTAGGCAAAAGCGAATATGTGGTGTTGAAAATAAGCAAGCTAAAGAAGCTGcaaaataaatcacaggaggaGGAGAAGAGACTCAAGGAGAAAATCAGTAGACAGTTAACAGTGGCAAAGATGATCATTCTAAAAATTAAGGAGGAGAATGAAAAGATAATgctggaagaggaggaggaggagagacaAAAGAAAACAATCAGGAGAAAGGTATCCGTCACAAAGACTTTGATGGTGAAAATTGAGGAGAAAGAGAAGACGGAGGTAAAGAAAGAAAAGGATgatgaaaaggaggaggaggataaCATAGAGGAGgtaaagaagaggaggaggaggaggagacggAAAAATCACAAGATGACAGatgaggagaaggaggaggagaaggagaaagaggtggagaaggaggagaaaaaagaaaaagtaaaaaagagaaggaggaggagacCAAGGGGAAATTACacaaaggaggaggaggaaaagacAGTGAAAAAGATAGAGAGTGCAGAGAAGAAGTGGAGGAATCCAGATCCCCATAAAAAAAGTGAAAGTCATCAATGGCCCCACACCAGACCTGCTCCAATGTGGAGGCAGCATTAA